The following proteins come from a genomic window of Mycobacterium sp. DL:
- a CDS encoding bifunctional DNA primase/polymerase yields MSNVGDSRGTRPEQLTAALHEAPDNRDHAAVRDYLHRLSNLGLAVLFVYPGTKKPADMRTARQRNADDKAAQSEAREAGRPDWKKARSDSGFALATGDVSTLDRYLDEYVRLFSTFDDNQMTEPAAVNIGIEVGASGLVVIDADTPAEVSAALADGVSDAATVSTPGARNAAGEMVHCDGGHWYFDVPEDIELPTTLGAMKSSPDDGYSVLWNRRYVLVPPSTRKEGIYKAVGAVAELPDWLRGRIVEHGRAHAERAAHSQDRAAHDGPVAAWGSTITWDEILADTDWTNTGKPDSCGCDVWTAPGPHSSPRSATAHGPGCAVFSDSPDPPLHLWTDHGVDPFDCCLESHGGTGNVTRLQAVAAIHYENNLGAAMSALDLHDEPQKLDADQCDDDPTAIGAATGSAVTYPPEFWESRESLRHIRDAALSQRAAPDAALVCVMARLSSRIPPGVRVDTGIMQSLPLNLFAALVSRTGKGKTSAVSGSTVIASFELGWPMDPNDAAKDNDDRSPVRWALGDDFPKEGKVRTGEGIAEMYYGKVQQTNPVTGKPIKARARVRTNALMTTDEGAGLVKHILDSKSTVGETMREAWSGSAIGQSNADEEKYRFVPAGTYALGMIVGFHLTSMADLLTAEQLELDTPQRFLCAWSRPDHRVATAEHMTALIDPGPLRIAVPSVGLRLCDTLRGRIDAEHMNGWLADDDDDADDSIQSQRVAMVARIAALLAVLDGRSETDETDRLIVTEDDWQLAETMYDTSCAITRLAQADRRSRQAKVKSAVRAADLARSIEDDEARATPEGRAAARIVAYLIERGPGPHRWTGKKGIRAKFNSEQTADADAGLAQLVATGRVRRTEGDSGAVFVELVG; encoded by the coding sequence ATGTCCAATGTAGGCGATAGCAGAGGCACTCGCCCAGAACAGCTCACGGCGGCGTTGCACGAGGCTCCCGACAACCGCGATCACGCCGCCGTGCGCGATTACCTGCACCGACTGAGCAACCTTGGTCTCGCGGTGCTGTTCGTCTATCCGGGGACAAAGAAGCCGGCCGACATGCGGACTGCCCGTCAGCGCAACGCCGACGACAAAGCCGCCCAGAGCGAGGCAAGAGAGGCTGGACGCCCGGACTGGAAGAAGGCCCGCAGCGACTCCGGATTCGCCTTGGCGACTGGCGACGTCAGCACGCTGGACCGCTATCTCGATGAGTACGTCAGGTTGTTCTCCACGTTCGACGACAACCAGATGACCGAGCCGGCCGCGGTGAACATCGGCATCGAGGTCGGTGCCAGCGGCCTGGTCGTCATCGACGCGGACACGCCGGCTGAGGTTTCCGCGGCTCTGGCCGATGGTGTCAGCGACGCTGCCACGGTCAGCACGCCGGGGGCGCGCAACGCGGCCGGCGAGATGGTGCACTGCGACGGCGGGCACTGGTATTTCGATGTGCCCGAGGACATCGAGCTGCCCACGACCCTTGGCGCGATGAAGTCGAGCCCCGATGACGGCTACAGCGTCCTCTGGAACCGGCGCTACGTGCTCGTCCCACCGTCGACTCGGAAAGAGGGCATCTACAAGGCCGTAGGTGCGGTCGCAGAGCTGCCGGACTGGCTGCGGGGCAGGATCGTCGAGCATGGCCGTGCTCATGCTGAGCGAGCCGCGCACAGCCAGGACAGGGCCGCACATGACGGGCCCGTGGCCGCGTGGGGGTCGACGATCACCTGGGACGAGATCCTGGCCGACACCGACTGGACCAACACCGGCAAGCCGGACAGCTGCGGGTGCGACGTCTGGACCGCGCCAGGGCCGCACAGCTCGCCAAGGTCGGCGACCGCTCACGGGCCGGGCTGCGCGGTGTTCTCCGACTCACCGGACCCACCGCTGCACTTGTGGACTGACCACGGCGTCGATCCGTTCGATTGCTGCCTGGAATCTCACGGTGGGACCGGCAATGTCACTCGCCTGCAAGCTGTCGCGGCGATCCACTACGAGAACAACCTAGGAGCCGCTATGAGCGCCCTGGACCTGCACGACGAGCCGCAGAAACTCGATGCCGACCAGTGCGATGACGACCCGACCGCCATCGGTGCGGCAACCGGGTCCGCTGTCACCTATCCGCCGGAGTTCTGGGAGTCTCGGGAGTCGTTGCGACACATCCGCGATGCGGCCCTGTCCCAACGCGCAGCACCCGACGCCGCGCTGGTTTGCGTGATGGCTCGGCTGTCGTCGCGCATCCCGCCCGGCGTGCGCGTCGACACCGGCATCATGCAGTCGCTCCCGCTCAATCTGTTCGCCGCGCTCGTTTCTCGAACCGGCAAGGGCAAGACTTCGGCGGTGAGCGGATCGACGGTCATCGCCTCGTTCGAGCTGGGTTGGCCGATGGACCCAAACGACGCAGCCAAGGACAACGACGACCGCAGCCCAGTGCGGTGGGCGCTCGGTGACGACTTTCCGAAAGAGGGCAAGGTGCGCACCGGGGAGGGCATCGCGGAGATGTATTACGGCAAGGTCCAGCAGACCAATCCCGTCACAGGCAAGCCCATCAAAGCACGGGCGAGGGTGCGGACCAACGCGCTGATGACCACCGACGAAGGCGCCGGATTGGTGAAGCACATTCTCGACTCCAAGAGCACGGTCGGCGAGACGATGCGCGAGGCATGGTCCGGCTCGGCCATAGGTCAGAGCAACGCTGACGAGGAGAAGTACCGTTTCGTGCCAGCCGGAACCTACGCGCTGGGCATGATCGTCGGTTTCCACCTGACGTCAATGGCTGACCTCCTGACCGCCGAACAGTTGGAGCTGGATACTCCGCAGCGGTTCCTGTGCGCCTGGTCGCGGCCCGATCATCGCGTCGCCACCGCCGAGCACATGACCGCCTTGATTGACCCCGGCCCGTTGCGCATTGCCGTGCCGAGTGTCGGACTGCGGTTGTGCGACACGCTGCGTGGTCGTATCGACGCCGAGCACATGAACGGGTGGCTGGCCGATGATGACGACGACGCTGACGATTCGATCCAATCGCAACGAGTCGCGATGGTGGCCCGTATCGCCGCGCTGCTTGCGGTACTCGACGGTCGTTCTGAGACTGACGAGACCGACCGGCTGATCGTTACCGAGGACGACTGGCAGTTGGCTGAAACCATGTACGACACTTCGTGCGCGATCACCCGGCTGGCTCAAGCCGACCGCCGCTCCCGGCAGGCCAAGGTCAAAAGTGCCGTTCGGGCAGCCGATTTGGCGCGGTCCATCGAGGACGACGAAGCGCGCGCCACTCCAGAGGGCCGCGCAGCGGCTCGCATCGTCGCCTATCTGATCGAGCGAGGACCGGGGCCGCATCGCTGGACCGGCAAGAAGGGCATCCGCGCGAAGTTCAATTCGGAGCAGACGGCTGACGCTGATGCCGGGCTGGCGCAGCTCGTGGCAACCGGTCGCGTGCGGCGAACAGAAGGTGACAGTGGTGCTGTGTTCGTCGAGCTGGTCGGGTAA
- a CDS encoding flagellar hook-length control protein, with the protein MTTTEDVIKSAAAVARDAAEGRLSPAELDQAVADECKNLFGTVVGDGDPLWDLHRDITRQSIALGALSADELGEWQAVIRRREQQNGAVGAVEPSEAASGPDGPTDASSSASGPHSPSSGYSDAELTAD; encoded by the coding sequence ATGACGACCACCGAGGACGTGATCAAGTCGGCGGCAGCCGTCGCGCGCGACGCCGCCGAGGGCCGGCTGTCGCCGGCCGAGCTGGACCAGGCCGTCGCCGACGAGTGCAAGAACCTGTTCGGAACCGTGGTCGGCGACGGCGACCCACTCTGGGATCTCCACCGGGACATCACCCGGCAGTCCATTGCCCTCGGTGCCCTGTCGGCTGACGAACTCGGAGAGTGGCAGGCGGTGATTCGACGCCGGGAACAGCAGAACGGGGCTGTGGGCGCTGTGGAGCCCTCGGAGGCTGCCAGCGGTCCCGATGGGCCTACCGACGCCAGTTCGTCAGCGAGTGGGCCACACAGCCCCTCTTCCGGCTACTCTGACGCGGAGCTCACGGCCGATTAG
- a CDS encoding helix-turn-helix domain-containing protein has product MDTQTAHEPLTLDALRSGPPTVSVERAGEYLGVSRTYAYAMAREDRLPTIKLGPRRVRVPSAALLRMLTGE; this is encoded by the coding sequence ATGGATACACAGACCGCACACGAACCGCTGACGCTCGACGCACTGCGCAGCGGGCCGCCGACTGTCAGCGTCGAGCGTGCCGGTGAATACCTCGGAGTCTCTCGGACCTATGCGTATGCGATGGCGCGAGAAGACCGCTTGCCGACGATCAAGCTTGGCCCGCGCCGCGTACGGGTTCCGAGTGCTGCGCTGCTGCGGATGCTCACGGGGGAGTAG
- a CDS encoding terminase family protein has translation MKTTALSKVIGARALVSARSRRRPASPAELAKRMIPNYRITPTIALISDAIADAVANPDRRYIISTPPRTGKSVLTSQVGTVFALASNPDAMIILRSYSDSLAEEHSRAARRLIEDHGELLGISLSTDKASVGRWQLANARGGLLAGGILSGATGFGADLLIIDDPIKNSVEADSAAYRRRLSNEFRASLLSRLHPGASVLVVATRWAELDLSGELMAEDGSRWQHINVPAISTAGVPDALDRAPGIGMTTALGERTVEDFQEIQRAVGSRAWAALYLGVPSTPAGTLIRADWLENWRMPAAPPRPIKTVVGVDPSDSGSGDSCGIVAASIASDGTVAVIADQSAPMTSEQWATAAVSLAVDTGASEIAVEGFAARETYVRVVKDALSRYKITRPITVSSWPPKGSGRGGGDALARSAALIQGLEVGTARIAGHLPDLEDAAVGWQAGQHQPDQVAALVVAHDVLVHSLAGRVTFTNPAAHGGLRDRADTRSPIEARLGRRPGLAPVTPINSRLTRRISDGGYDPLGYQRTTRRGF, from the coding sequence ATGAAAACCACGGCGTTGTCTAAAGTCATCGGCGCTCGCGCGCTGGTTTCGGCGCGGTCCCGTCGTCGGCCGGCGTCCCCGGCCGAGCTGGCGAAGCGGATGATCCCGAACTACCGGATCACTCCGACCATTGCGCTGATTAGCGATGCCATCGCCGACGCCGTCGCCAACCCTGACCGGCGGTACATCATCTCGACGCCGCCAAGGACCGGAAAGAGTGTGCTGACGTCTCAGGTCGGGACGGTGTTCGCGCTGGCGTCGAACCCGGACGCGATGATCATTTTGCGTTCGTACTCGGACTCGCTCGCGGAAGAACATTCGAGAGCAGCCCGGCGTCTGATCGAGGATCACGGGGAGCTGTTGGGGATCTCGCTATCCACCGATAAGGCCAGCGTCGGCCGCTGGCAGCTCGCCAACGCACGCGGCGGTCTGCTCGCTGGCGGAATCCTCTCCGGCGCTACCGGGTTTGGTGCCGATCTGCTGATCATCGACGACCCGATTAAGAACTCGGTCGAAGCGGATTCGGCGGCGTATCGGCGTCGACTCAGCAACGAGTTCCGTGCCTCGCTGCTGTCCCGGCTCCATCCAGGAGCTTCGGTGTTGGTCGTGGCCACCCGCTGGGCAGAGCTGGACCTTTCTGGCGAGCTGATGGCCGAGGACGGTAGCCGCTGGCAGCACATCAACGTGCCAGCGATCTCGACGGCGGGCGTGCCCGACGCCCTGGACCGCGCGCCCGGCATCGGGATGACCACCGCGCTCGGTGAGCGCACGGTCGAGGACTTCCAAGAGATCCAGCGGGCGGTGGGATCACGGGCGTGGGCGGCGCTATACCTCGGTGTCCCGTCGACTCCCGCGGGCACATTGATCCGCGCGGATTGGTTGGAGAACTGGAGGATGCCGGCCGCCCCACCGCGTCCGATCAAGACGGTGGTCGGGGTCGATCCGTCCGACTCGGGGTCGGGTGATTCGTGCGGGATCGTGGCGGCGTCGATTGCCTCGGACGGCACCGTGGCGGTCATTGCCGACCAGTCCGCGCCGATGACGTCCGAGCAGTGGGCTACCGCGGCGGTGAGTCTGGCTGTCGACACGGGTGCCAGTGAGATTGCGGTCGAGGGATTCGCAGCGCGCGAGACCTACGTGCGCGTGGTCAAGGATGCGCTGAGCCGCTACAAGATCACGCGCCCGATCACAGTGTCCAGTTGGCCGCCGAAGGGTTCCGGTCGGGGCGGTGGTGACGCGCTGGCCAGAAGCGCCGCGTTGATCCAGGGCTTAGAGGTCGGGACCGCCCGGATCGCAGGTCACCTTCCCGATCTGGAGGACGCCGCCGTGGGTTGGCAAGCCGGGCAGCATCAGCCGGATCAGGTTGCCGCCCTGGTCGTCGCGCACGACGTGTTGGTGCACTCGCTCGCGGGTCGGGTCACGTTCACCAACCCAGCCGCTCACGGCGGCCTACGCGACCGTGCCGACACCCGATCACCAATCGAAGCGCGCCTGGGACGACGGCCGGGCCTGGCCCCGGTGACGCCGATCAACAGTCGGTTGACCCGGCGTATCTCTGACGGTGGTTACGACCCGCTCGGGTACCAGCGGACGACCCGTCGCGGCTTCTGA
- a CDS encoding DUF3052 domain-containing protein: MVSAGDPPNYAQRLGIEKDQIVQELGWDEDSDDDIRFAIEDASGADLLDEDSDEVIDVVLLWWRDGDGDLVDTLMDAITPLADDGVIWVVTPKTGHPGHVQPADIAESAPTAGLMQTSSANLGDWIASRLVQPKAKAITKQR; the protein is encoded by the coding sequence GTGGTCTCGGCGGGTGACCCCCCGAACTACGCCCAAAGGTTGGGCATCGAAAAAGATCAGATCGTGCAGGAGTTGGGCTGGGACGAGGACTCCGACGACGACATCCGGTTCGCCATCGAGGACGCTTCTGGCGCCGACCTGCTCGATGAGGACTCCGACGAAGTCATCGACGTGGTGTTGCTGTGGTGGCGTGACGGGGACGGCGACCTCGTCGACACCCTGATGGACGCCATCACCCCGCTTGCCGATGACGGTGTCATCTGGGTGGTCACTCCCAAGACCGGCCACCCCGGGCACGTACAACCCGCCGACATCGCGGAGTCGGCGCCGACCGCGGGTCTGATGCAGACGTCGTCGGCCAATCTGGGGGACTGGATCGCCAGTCGCCTGGTGCAGCCGAAGGCGAAGGCAATCACCAAGCAGCGATGA
- a CDS encoding site-specific integrase, which yields MTADPQAKRTRRAEPITLHEATNGTKSYWFVVDTGTRPDGSRDRQRFTYRTKAEAQREYRRITTEVASGTYVRRHRVTVAEFLTEWLDSRRKIRPVTLAGYRHALKPVVEHLGSTALQHLETRHVDELVTLRLNGQPVAQRDKRGKRSAEVLDHLRAQQGGATYGELYATFGNAGIKALDRLVASGDVLRPKRGHYVAARPADEPRPKVAGGVSARTVVTMLVVFSSALDDAAKRGLVVRNVARLVDRPKLERREMATWTLEQAATFRKYVRADRLHACWLLTLAGLRRSEVLGLRWADVSLDAATITVAQGRVVVPGEGTMTGDPKSHRSRRILPMPTDVMAALRGLKASQAAERLAFGEGYADTGLVAVNADGSPIRPETYSGDFSRLAKAAGVPAIRLHDVRHTAATVMLGSGTDVATAAKWLGHDPAMTLRVYAHPQDSSLASAGAVLFGATPKSLG from the coding sequence ATGACCGCTGACCCGCAAGCCAAACGCACCCGGCGTGCCGAGCCGATCACTCTTCACGAGGCAACGAACGGGACCAAGAGTTACTGGTTCGTCGTGGACACCGGCACCCGCCCTGATGGGAGTCGCGATCGTCAGCGATTCACCTATCGGACCAAGGCCGAGGCGCAACGCGAGTATCGACGCATCACGACCGAGGTTGCTTCGGGCACCTATGTGCGCCGCCACAGGGTCACCGTCGCCGAGTTCCTGACCGAATGGCTCGACAGTCGTCGCAAAATCCGGCCGGTGACACTGGCCGGGTACCGACACGCACTCAAGCCCGTGGTCGAGCACCTCGGGTCGACCGCGTTGCAGCACCTCGAAACTCGCCACGTCGATGAGCTGGTGACGCTACGCCTGAATGGTCAGCCCGTCGCCCAGAGAGACAAGCGCGGCAAGAGGTCGGCCGAGGTGCTCGACCACCTGCGGGCGCAGCAGGGCGGTGCTACGTATGGCGAGCTGTACGCGACGTTTGGCAATGCCGGCATCAAGGCACTCGATCGTCTAGTGGCCTCCGGTGATGTCCTTCGCCCGAAGCGCGGGCACTACGTGGCGGCGCGGCCCGCCGACGAACCACGCCCGAAAGTCGCGGGTGGGGTCAGCGCACGCACCGTCGTCACGATGCTGGTCGTGTTCTCCTCGGCGCTCGACGACGCCGCCAAGCGTGGCCTGGTCGTGCGCAACGTCGCACGCCTCGTCGACCGGCCCAAGCTGGAACGCCGAGAGATGGCGACGTGGACACTTGAACAGGCCGCAACGTTCCGCAAGTATGTGCGCGCCGACCGGCTGCACGCCTGCTGGCTGTTGACGCTGGCCGGTCTGCGTCGCTCCGAGGTGCTCGGGCTGCGATGGGCAGACGTCAGTCTCGACGCCGCCACCATCACCGTCGCTCAGGGCCGCGTCGTGGTCCCTGGCGAGGGCACCATGACCGGAGACCCGAAGTCTCACCGCTCCCGACGGATACTGCCGATGCCCACCGACGTCATGGCCGCGCTGCGCGGGCTCAAGGCATCCCAGGCCGCAGAACGGCTGGCCTTCGGCGAGGGGTACGCGGACACCGGTCTGGTCGCGGTCAACGCGGACGGCTCCCCCATCCGGCCAGAGACCTACTCGGGGGATTTCTCCCGGCTGGCGAAAGCCGCTGGAGTTCCGGCGATCCGGCTGCACGACGTTCGACACACCGCCGCGACCGTGATGCTTGGCAGCGGCACCGACGTCGCCACCGCGGCGAAGTGGCTCGGCCATGATCCGGCGATGACGTTACGGGTCTACGCGCATCCGCAAGATAGTTCGCTGGCGTCGGCGGGAGCGGTGCTGTTTGGCGCTACGCCGAAATCTCTTGGCTAG
- a CDS encoding peroxiredoxin: protein MLAVGGSAPDFTLKDQNNQPVTLSSFSGAKNVLLVFFPLAFTSICARELDDIRDHPGDFVNDDTATLAISVGPSPTHKVWATQRGFTFPVLSDFWPHGAVSQAYGVFNDDTGFANRGTFAVDRSGLIRFAECKQPGEVRDQTVWSHALAALRSG, encoded by the coding sequence GTGCTGGCTGTCGGTGGCAGCGCACCGGACTTCACGCTCAAGGACCAGAACAACCAGCCGGTGACGCTGAGTTCGTTTTCTGGCGCCAAGAACGTGCTGCTGGTGTTCTTCCCCCTTGCGTTCACCAGCATCTGCGCCCGCGAACTCGACGACATCCGCGATCACCCGGGCGACTTCGTCAACGACGACACCGCAACGCTGGCCATCTCGGTGGGACCGTCACCGACCCACAAGGTGTGGGCCACCCAGCGTGGCTTCACCTTCCCGGTGCTGTCCGACTTCTGGCCGCACGGTGCTGTCAGTCAGGCCTATGGCGTGTTCAACGACGACACCGGGTTCGCCAATCGGGGGACCTTCGCTGTGGACCGCTCCGGGCTGATCCGGTTCGCCGAATGCAAGCAACCCGGCGAGGTCCGTGATCAGACGGTGTGGTCGCACGCGCTCGCGGCGTTGCGGTCGGGCTGA